From the Leishmania donovani BPK282A1 complete genome, chromosome 30 genome, one window contains:
- a CDS encoding surface protein amastin, putative: protein MGFEALRGRMDVALSMLCSCIVFMFLVTSAPISQFRGRGINASATGGASKLSCVTVWGLKNDCNANNYDYRPTSIGCARSKQLFQVSEAFYILAVIVSFLSCLMSGLYFMGIKAKVLLVLLAVLEVVFALIPWVCMTAVWYGNYCGGSTVKINTSSGKADGVPHGSVLRESFKVSAGYGLTVAAWCTQVIGLVLLIAM from the coding sequence ATGGGGTTCGAGGCTCTCCGCGGCCGCATGGATGTGGCGCTGAGTATGCTGTGCTCGTGCATCGTGTTCATGTTCCTCGTGACGTCTGCGCCGATCTCGCAGTTCCGCGGCAGGGGCATCAACGCTAGCGCCACTGGCGGCGCAAGCAAGTTGTCGTGCGTGACTGTGTGGGGCCTGAAGAATGACTGCAACGCCAACAACTACGACTACCGCCCGACGAGCATAGGATGCGCACGCTCGAAGCAGCTGTTCCAGGTGTCGGAGGCGTTCTACATTCTCGCCGTTATTGTGTCGTTCCTGTCGTGCCTGATGAGCGGGCTGTACTTCATGGGCATCAAGGCAaaggtgctgctggtccTGCTTGCCGTCCTTGAGGTTGTGTTTGCGCTGATCCCATGGGTGTGCATGACGGCGGTGTGGTACGGCAACTACTGCGGCGGGTCGACCGTGAAGATCAACACGTCGAGCGGTAAGGCGGACGGCGTGCCGCACGGCTCTGTGCTGCGTGAGTCGTTCAAGGTCAGCGCTGGCTACGGTCTGACGGTTGCGGCATGGTGCACCCAGGTGATTGGCCTGGTGCTGCTGATTGCCATGTAG